In Bradysia coprophila strain Holo2 unplaced genomic scaffold, BU_Bcop_v1 contig_358, whole genome shotgun sequence, one DNA window encodes the following:
- the LOC119081362 gene encoding mucin-5AC isoform X3: MSNYAWVTLATNDSYSLGALVVANSLKNVNTIHQTAVLITPGVSESMKSKLEASFNIVVEVNVLDSQDAANLALLSRPELGVTFTKLHCWRLTQFEKCVFLDADTFVLQNCDELFDREELSAAPDVGWPDCFNSGVFVFRPSLDTFGKLIEFATRQGSFDGGDQGLLNSFFSDWAHKDISKHLPFIYNTCSTACYSYLPAFKQFGQNVKILHFIGQVKPWLLNFDSSSKTVYPPQGYGHLGEYLQQWWNVFCADVHPALTTEMTTSLHQQYSHETQWCQNTIGPNLSPVPNPPHIEFSDPWDAYYQTNDDHTESSSHECFIAVHNIDNMECSHSEQNHESLPIPHNNCEDHQSSHTTNANVDLQHTLDAPHISIRSSFIDESNDIASNANFHQTCHQIGDTSSHSINENSFLTVTHDNTHASTLVASLNNGSEILDNGEHASESCQNESYDGDVEDVNEDETTVNCEEGGLAGALAQLTLGSPRSAQQVAYEESMRRQCWEAGNIDYLGKDSFDNIWKRITKTIETKNDPPPTEKNRSPTPQPEEKLAVETKKEVTVGPTLSESEEDALATAPSNEKTITEVTEDGRIIEKKIVTYPGEETTEIEEIEEVDGQTVSVKRSIIGGENTAAAQPTPKTLAEIKSEPVVLVPGYKTVEIDEKTNSTIVTEKTTTGYQQTITTTQEDGTKKIQTKTFYDPVEIPGEEVEEETYEEIETFEPGSEKTTVTTTTETKDATESTVVPAEVGIVEEQPASDLLTQDETVKKDEKSQQEKTEESKALIDLKNQPIVIVPGHQKVEFDKETNTTTVTEKTTTGYQQTITTVTPDGRTIVQTKVFYDPIPSEQVEQAETTTTTTVTEVSDVPISKDNPETQQPTEVHEQCVETVKTTEAVKETEETTTTDGKDLQLALAAPAGQTSLTQKKTTAGGKEIEVTAVVSEDGKTKTLRKTTRQPSEEIEIEEYEETQSYEPGEVKVITTKKTVPLVEALEDAAKDIVDKSEKVVVTSTEKQVPEKSDSTIQTAVTEQVKSEEVQITTEAKPATTDPKQTTTTTESSTTVATQSTPIVKPTITADKQITAEEMETSTEAREVKTETKQTVIDANKIITEEKEAITESKQSTTEAKESISEAKQTVTDDTKITEAKQTTTEAKQTKTAAKEAITKAKETVTDAKKITEAKQSTTEAKQTTTEAKQAIIEAKQTVTDANKIKTEATETTTEAKETTTGAKQATSSVKKTITPASVPGKLGAVEPKQIKKVTKPEQTDSSVKKVSKPSDKDTKKTSPAVTVKTTTTTTTAVKKGEDTQKKTAADKTVTESTVIGEPKVTTKNGETTTEVVRRIPGGTEHTWTTVRADGSTKTESKKCFDVVELSSDEEYEEYEEIVEDDTIPLKTTTTKTQAPAAAASVKGPKTPTITDATPPSTPPLKPLVIGSTSSALKAEHEIPDTPPLDKVEQLRKKKLQSAPASKVAQKVDKPVVEAPKAPPRKKEVKTPAAEK, translated from the exons ATGAGTA ATTACGCTTGGGTAACATTAGCTACCAATGATTCCTATTCGCTAGGCGCCTTAGTAGTAGCGAATTCCTTGAAAAACGTCAACACGATCCATCAAACAGCGGTGCTAATTACTCCTGGCGTCTCGGAATCCATGAAAAGCAAACTAGAAGCTTCATTTAACATTGTGGTCGAAGTCAACGTTTTGGACTCACAAGATGCAGCTAACCTAGCACTTTTGTCCCGTCCAGAGTTAGGAGTTacatttacaaaattacattgctgGAGGTTGACACAATTCGAAAAGTGTGTGTTTCTCGATGCTGACACCTTT GTCTTACAAAATTGTGACGAACTATTCGATAGAGAAGAACTGTCCGCTGCTCCAGATGTTGGCTGGCCAGATTGCTTCAACTCCGGAGTGTTCGTATTCCGACCCAGCTTGGACacatttggaaaattgatcGAATTTGCGACAAGACAAGGAAGCTTCGATGGAGGCGATCAGGGACTGTTAAATTCCTTCTTCTCAGACTGGGCTCATAAAGACATTTCGAAGCATTTACCGTTTATCTATAATACCTGTTCAACGGCTTGCTATTCGTATTTACCTGCTTTTAAACA ATTCGGACAAAAcgtaaaaattttacatttcatcGGTCAAGTGAAACCATGGTTGCTGAATTTCGACTCAAGTTCGAAAACAGTGTACCCACCGCAAGGATATGGCCATTTGGGTGAATATCTTCAGCAATGGTGGAATGTTTTCTGCGCTGACGTACATCCAGCTTTGACCACGGAAATG ACAACCAGTCTTCACCAACAGTACAGTCACGAGACACAATGGTGCCAAAACACAATAGGTCCTAACCTTTCTCCCGTTCCGAATCCACCTCATATTGAATTTTCCGACCCCTGGGACGCGTACTATCAAACGAACGACGACCACACAGAATCATCGTCACATGAGTGTTTCATTGCTGTCCATAATATTGACAATATGGAATGCTCTCATAGCGAACAAAATCATGAATCCCTCCCCATCCCTCATAATAACTGTGAAGATCATCAATCTAGTCATACCACAAATGCAAATGTCGATTTGCAGCACACATTAGACGCTCCTCATATCAGCATACGATCCAGTTTCATCGACGAATCCAATGATATCGCATCAAATGCAAACTTTCATCAGACTTGTCACCAAATAGGAGACACATCCAGTCATAGTATtaacgaaaattcatttttaactgTCACTCATGATAACACACATGCCAGTACCTTAGTAGCATCTCTAAATAATGGATCTGAAATACTCGATAATGGAGAACACGCGAGCGAATcttgtcaaaatgaaagttatgATGGAGATGTTGAAGATGTAAATGAGGATGAAACTACCGTTAATTGTGAAGAG GGAGGATTAGCCGGTGCGTTGGCTCAATTAACACTTGGTTCACCCCGTTCAGCTCAACAAGTGGCCTATGAAGAGAGTATGAGACGTCAATGCTGGGAAGCTGGTAATATTGACTATTTAG GTAAGGATTCCTTCGATAACATCTGGAAGCGTATTACCAAAACAATTGAGACTAAAAACGATCCACCGCCAACTGAAAAGAATCGATCACCTACTCCACAACCAGAAGAAAAGCTGGCTGTCGAGACAAAAAAAGAAG TCACAGTAGGTCCTACACTTAGCGAGTCTGAAGAGGATGCTCTGGCAACAGCACCTTCCAACGAAAAAACAATAACAGAAGTTACGGAAGACGGGCGGattattgaaaagaaaatcgtaaCGTATCCAGGTGAAGAAACCACCGAAATCGAGGAAATTGAAGAGGTTGATGGCCAGACAGTATCAGTGAAACGGTCTATTATTGGTGGTGAGAATACAGCGGCAGCTCAACCGACGCCTAAGACCCTAGCTGAAATAAAAAGTGAGCCGGTCGTTTTAGTGCCTGGTTATAAAACAGTTGAAATCGACGAGAAAACCAACTCCACTATTGTAactgaaaaaacaacaacaggCTATCAACAAACAATTACGACAACACAGGAAGAtggaaccaaaaaaattcaaacgaaaacattttacgaTCCAGTCGAAATACCCGGCGAAGAAGTGGAAGAAGAAACTTATGAAGAAATCGAAACCTTTGAGCCTGGCTCTGAAAAAACAACTGTAACCACCACAACTGAAACGAAGGATGCTACCGAGAGCACTGTAGTGCCAGCTGAAGTTGGAATAGTTGAAGAGCAGCCTGCAAGCGATTTATTAACACAAGATGAAACCGTGAAGAAGGACGAAAAATctcaacaagaaaaaacggAGGAATCTAAAGCTCTTATTGACCTCAAAAATCAGCCTATTGTTATAGTGCCTGGTCATCAGAAAGTAGAATTTGACAAAGAAACCAACACCACTACAGTGACTGAGAAAACTACCACTGGCTATCAACAAACTATTACAACAGTTACTCCCGACGGGCGAACAATAGTACAAACCAAG GTTTTCTACGATCCAATTCCAAGTGAGCAGGTAGAACAAGCAGAAACAACCACCACAACAACTGTTACCGAAGTCTCGGATGTACCAATTTCGAAAGACAACCCTGAAACTCAACAGCCGACAGAAGTACATGAGCAGTGTGTTGAAACGGTAAAAACGACAGAAGCTGTTAAGGAAACCGAAGAAACTACGACAACAGATGGAAAAGATTTACAGTTGGCTTTAGCTGCACCAGCTGGACAAACTTCACTTACTCAGAAGAAGACCACGGCTGGGGGTAAAGAAATCGAGGTCACGGCAGTTGTTTCTGAAGACGGCAAAACCAAAACATTGCGAAAAACTACCCGGCAGCCATCGGAAGAGATTGAAATCGAAGAGTATGAGGAGACCCAATCCTATGAACCAGGAGAAGTAAAAGTCATTACAACTAAAAAAACTGTGCCGCTTGTTGAGGCTCTTGAGGATGCTGCTAAAGATATTGTCGACAAGTCCGAGAAAGTTGTTGTCACCTCAACCGAAAAACAGGTGCCCGAAAAATCTGATAGTACGATTCAAACTGCTGTCACAGAGCAAGTCAAGTCTGAAGAAGTCCAAATTACAACTGAGGCGAAACCAGCTACAACCGAcccaaaacaaacaacaaccaCTACTGAGTCAAGTACAACAGTCGCAACGCAATCTACACCTATTGTGAAGCCAACTATAACGGCTGATAAACAGATTACAGCAGAAGAGATGGAGACTTCGACTGAAGCGAGGGAGGTTAAAACTGAAACTAAGCAAACTGTAATCgatgcaaataaaattataacaGAAGAGAAGGAGGCAATAACTGAATCTAAGCAAAGTACAACTGAAGCAAAGGAGTCTATAAGCGAAGCAAAGCAAACTGTAACCGATGATACGAAAATAACAGAAGCTAAGCAAACTACAACTGAAGCTAAGCAGACTAAAACCGCAGCTAAGGAGGCTATAACGAAAGCGAAGGAAACTGTAACCGATGCCAAGAAAATCACGGAAGCTAAACAAAGTACAACTGAAGCTAAACAAACTACAACCGAAGCTAAACAGGCTATAATCGAAGCGAAGCAAACTGTAACCgatgcaaataaaattaaaaccgaAGCTACAGAAACAACAACCGAAGCGAAGGAAACTACTACTGGCGCCAAACAAGCCACAAGCTCCGTTAAGAAAACCATAACCCCAGCGTCAGTTCCAGGAAAACTAGGTGCAGTTGAGccgaaacaaattaaaaaagtaaCAAAGCCTGAACAAACCGACTCTTCTGTCAAGAAGGTATCAAAGCCAAGCGACAAAGATACTAAAAAAACATCTCCAGCGGTCACTGTAAAGACGAcgacgacaacaacaacagccgTGAAAAAGGGTGAAGATACTCAAAAGAAAACTGCAGCCGATAAAACAGTAACAGAATCTACAGTTATTGGTGAGCCAAAAGTTACAACCAAAAATGGCGAGACCACAACTGAAGTAGTACGACGTATTCCGGGTGGTACAGAACATACCTGGACAACCGTTAGAGCTGACGGGTCAACAAAAACTGAATCAAAGAAATGCTTTGATGTCGTCGAGCTATCAAGTGATGAAGAGTACGAGGAATACGAAGAAATAGTCGAAGATGACACGATTCCATTGAAAACCACTACCACCAAAACACAAGCTCCCGCAGCCGCCGCCAGTGTTAAAG GCCCAAAAACTCCTACAATTACCGATGCAACACCACCGAGTACTCCACCATTGAAGCCACTCGTCATTGGCAGCACTTCTTCGGCGTTGAAAGCGGAGCATGAGATACCAGATACTCCACCACTAGATAAAGTCGAACAATtgcgtaaaaaaaaacttcagtcTGCACCTGCCTCTAAG GTTGCGCAAAAAGTAGACAAACCAGTAGTGGAAGCACCGAAAGCACCACCTAGAAAGAAGGAAGTAAAAACACCGGCAGCAGAAAAATAA
- the LOC119081362 gene encoding mucin-5AC isoform X5, translating into MSNYAWVTLATNDSYSLGALVVANSLKNVNTIHQTAVLITPGVSESMKSKLEASFNIVVEVNVLDSQDAANLALLSRPELGVTFTKLHCWRLTQFEKCVFLDADTFVLQNCDELFDREELSAAPDVGWPDCFNSGVFVFRPSLDTFGKLIEFATRQGSFDGGDQGLLNSFFSDWAHKDISKHLPFIYNTCSTACYSYLPAFKQFGQNVKILHFIGQVKPWLLNFDSSSKTVYPPQGYGHLGEYLQQWWNVFCADVHPALTTEMTTSLHQQYSHETQWCQNTIGPNLSPVPNPPHIEFSDPWDAYYQTNDDHTESSSHECFIAVHNIDNMECSHSEQNHESLPIPHNNCEDHQSSHTTNANVDLQHTLDAPHISIRSSFIDESNDIASNANFHQTCHQIGDTSSHSINENSFLTVTHDNTHASTLVASLNNGSEILDNGEHASESCQNESYDGDVEDVNEDETTVNCEEGGLAGALAQLTLGSPRSAQQVAYEESMRRQCWEAGNIDYLGKDSFDNIWKRITKTIETKNDPPPTEKNRSPTPQPEEKLAVETKKEVTVGPTLSESEEDALATAPSNEKTITEVTEDGRIIEKKIVTYPGEETTEIEEIEEVDGQTVSVKRSIIGGENTAAAQPTPKTLAEIKSEPVVLVPGYKTVEIDEKTNSTIVTEKTTTGYQQTITTTQEDGTKKIQTKTFYDPVEIPGEEVEEETYEEIETFEPGSEKTTVTTTTETKDATESTVVPAEVGIVEEQPASDLLTQDETVKKDEKSQQEKTEESKALIDLKNQPIVIVPGHQKVEFDKETNTTTVTEKTTTGYQQTITTVTPDGRTIVQTKVFYDPIPSEQVEQAETTTTTTVTEVSDVPISKDNPETQQPTEVHEQCVETVKTTEAVKETEETTTTDGKDLQLALAAPAGQTSLTQKKTTAGGKEIEVTAVVSEDGKTKTLRKTTRQPSEEIEIEEYEETQSYEPGEVKVITTKKTVPLVEALEDAAKDIVDKSEKVVVTSTEKQVPEKSDSTIQTAVTEQVKSEEVQITTEAKPATTDPKQTTTTTESSTTVATQSTPIVKPTITADKQITAEEMETSTEAREVKTETKQTVIDANKIITEEKEAITESKQSTTEAKESISEAKQTKTAADKTVTESTVIGEPKVTTKNGETTTEVVRRIPGGTEHTWTTVRADGSTKTESKKCFDVVELSSDEEYEEYEEIVEDDTIPLKTTTTKTQAPAAAASVKGPKTPTITDATPPSTPPLKPLVIGSTSSALKAEHEIPDTPPLDKVEQLRKKKLQSAPASKVAPKVDKPVVEAPKGATTKVAQKVDKPVVEAPKAPVTKVAQKVDKPVVEAPKAPVTKVAQKADKPVVEAPKAPATKVAQKVDKPVVEAPKAPVTKVAQKVDKPVVEAPKAPPRKKEVKTPAAEK; encoded by the exons ATGAGTA ATTACGCTTGGGTAACATTAGCTACCAATGATTCCTATTCGCTAGGCGCCTTAGTAGTAGCGAATTCCTTGAAAAACGTCAACACGATCCATCAAACAGCGGTGCTAATTACTCCTGGCGTCTCGGAATCCATGAAAAGCAAACTAGAAGCTTCATTTAACATTGTGGTCGAAGTCAACGTTTTGGACTCACAAGATGCAGCTAACCTAGCACTTTTGTCCCGTCCAGAGTTAGGAGTTacatttacaaaattacattgctgGAGGTTGACACAATTCGAAAAGTGTGTGTTTCTCGATGCTGACACCTTT GTCTTACAAAATTGTGACGAACTATTCGATAGAGAAGAACTGTCCGCTGCTCCAGATGTTGGCTGGCCAGATTGCTTCAACTCCGGAGTGTTCGTATTCCGACCCAGCTTGGACacatttggaaaattgatcGAATTTGCGACAAGACAAGGAAGCTTCGATGGAGGCGATCAGGGACTGTTAAATTCCTTCTTCTCAGACTGGGCTCATAAAGACATTTCGAAGCATTTACCGTTTATCTATAATACCTGTTCAACGGCTTGCTATTCGTATTTACCTGCTTTTAAACA ATTCGGACAAAAcgtaaaaattttacatttcatcGGTCAAGTGAAACCATGGTTGCTGAATTTCGACTCAAGTTCGAAAACAGTGTACCCACCGCAAGGATATGGCCATTTGGGTGAATATCTTCAGCAATGGTGGAATGTTTTCTGCGCTGACGTACATCCAGCTTTGACCACGGAAATG ACAACCAGTCTTCACCAACAGTACAGTCACGAGACACAATGGTGCCAAAACACAATAGGTCCTAACCTTTCTCCCGTTCCGAATCCACCTCATATTGAATTTTCCGACCCCTGGGACGCGTACTATCAAACGAACGACGACCACACAGAATCATCGTCACATGAGTGTTTCATTGCTGTCCATAATATTGACAATATGGAATGCTCTCATAGCGAACAAAATCATGAATCCCTCCCCATCCCTCATAATAACTGTGAAGATCATCAATCTAGTCATACCACAAATGCAAATGTCGATTTGCAGCACACATTAGACGCTCCTCATATCAGCATACGATCCAGTTTCATCGACGAATCCAATGATATCGCATCAAATGCAAACTTTCATCAGACTTGTCACCAAATAGGAGACACATCCAGTCATAGTATtaacgaaaattcatttttaactgTCACTCATGATAACACACATGCCAGTACCTTAGTAGCATCTCTAAATAATGGATCTGAAATACTCGATAATGGAGAACACGCGAGCGAATcttgtcaaaatgaaagttatgATGGAGATGTTGAAGATGTAAATGAGGATGAAACTACCGTTAATTGTGAAGAG GGAGGATTAGCCGGTGCGTTGGCTCAATTAACACTTGGTTCACCCCGTTCAGCTCAACAAGTGGCCTATGAAGAGAGTATGAGACGTCAATGCTGGGAAGCTGGTAATATTGACTATTTAG GTAAGGATTCCTTCGATAACATCTGGAAGCGTATTACCAAAACAATTGAGACTAAAAACGATCCACCGCCAACTGAAAAGAATCGATCACCTACTCCACAACCAGAAGAAAAGCTGGCTGTCGAGACAAAAAAAGAAG TCACAGTAGGTCCTACACTTAGCGAGTCTGAAGAGGATGCTCTGGCAACAGCACCTTCCAACGAAAAAACAATAACAGAAGTTACGGAAGACGGGCGGattattgaaaagaaaatcgtaaCGTATCCAGGTGAAGAAACCACCGAAATCGAGGAAATTGAAGAGGTTGATGGCCAGACAGTATCAGTGAAACGGTCTATTATTGGTGGTGAGAATACAGCGGCAGCTCAACCGACGCCTAAGACCCTAGCTGAAATAAAAAGTGAGCCGGTCGTTTTAGTGCCTGGTTATAAAACAGTTGAAATCGACGAGAAAACCAACTCCACTATTGTAactgaaaaaacaacaacaggCTATCAACAAACAATTACGACAACACAGGAAGAtggaaccaaaaaaattcaaacgaaaacattttacgaTCCAGTCGAAATACCCGGCGAAGAAGTGGAAGAAGAAACTTATGAAGAAATCGAAACCTTTGAGCCTGGCTCTGAAAAAACAACTGTAACCACCACAACTGAAACGAAGGATGCTACCGAGAGCACTGTAGTGCCAGCTGAAGTTGGAATAGTTGAAGAGCAGCCTGCAAGCGATTTATTAACACAAGATGAAACCGTGAAGAAGGACGAAAAATctcaacaagaaaaaacggAGGAATCTAAAGCTCTTATTGACCTCAAAAATCAGCCTATTGTTATAGTGCCTGGTCATCAGAAAGTAGAATTTGACAAAGAAACCAACACCACTACAGTGACTGAGAAAACTACCACTGGCTATCAACAAACTATTACAACAGTTACTCCCGACGGGCGAACAATAGTACAAACCAAG GTTTTCTACGATCCAATTCCAAGTGAGCAGGTAGAACAAGCAGAAACAACCACCACAACAACTGTTACCGAAGTCTCGGATGTACCAATTTCGAAAGACAACCCTGAAACTCAACAGCCGACAGAAGTACATGAGCAGTGTGTTGAAACGGTAAAAACGACAGAAGCTGTTAAGGAAACCGAAGAAACTACGACAACAGATGGAAAAGATTTACAGTTGGCTTTAGCTGCACCAGCTGGACAAACTTCACTTACTCAGAAGAAGACCACGGCTGGGGGTAAAGAAATCGAGGTCACGGCAGTTGTTTCTGAAGACGGCAAAACCAAAACATTGCGAAAAACTACCCGGCAGCCATCGGAAGAGATTGAAATCGAAGAGTATGAGGAGACCCAATCCTATGAACCAGGAGAAGTAAAAGTCATTACAACTAAAAAAACTGTGCCGCTTGTTGAGGCTCTTGAGGATGCTGCTAAAGATATTGTCGACAAGTCCGAGAAAGTTGTTGTCACCTCAACCGAAAAACAGGTGCCCGAAAAATCTGATAGTACGATTCAAACTGCTGTCACAGAGCAAGTCAAGTCTGAAGAAGTCCAAATTACAACTGAGGCGAAACCAGCTACAACCGAcccaaaacaaacaacaaccaCTACTGAGTCAAGTACAACAGTCGCAACGCAATCTACACCTATTGTGAAGCCAACTATAACGGCTGATAAACAGATTACAGCAGAAGAGATGGAGACTTCGACTGAAGCGAGGGAGGTTAAAACTGAAACTAAGCAAACTGTAATCgatgcaaataaaattataacaGAAGAGAAGGAGGCAATAACTGAATCTAAGCAAAGTACAACTGAAGCAAAGGAGTCTATAAGCGAAGCAAAGCAAACT AAAACTGCAGCCGATAAAACAGTAACAGAATCTACAGTTATTGGTGAGCCAAAAGTTACAACCAAAAATGGCGAGACCACAACTGAAGTAGTACGACGTATTCCGGGTGGTACAGAACATACCTGGACAACCGTTAGAGCTGACGGGTCAACAAAAACTGAATCAAAGAAATGCTTTGATGTCGTCGAGCTATCAAGTGATGAAGAGTACGAGGAATACGAAGAAATAGTCGAAGATGACACGATTCCATTGAAAACCACTACCACCAAAACACAAGCTCCCGCAGCCGCCGCCAGTGTTAAAG GCCCAAAAACTCCTACAATTACCGATGCAACACCACCGAGTACTCCACCATTGAAGCCACTCGTCATTGGCAGCACTTCTTCGGCGTTGAAAGCGGAGCATGAGATACCAGATACTCCACCACTAGATAAAGTCGAACAATtgcgtaaaaaaaaacttcagtcTGCACCTGCCTCTAAGGTTGCGCCAAAAGTAGACAAACCAGTTGTGGAAGCACCGAAAGGAGCTACCACTAAGGTTGCTCAAAAAGTAGACAAACCAGTAGTTGAAGCACCGAAAGCCCCTGTCACTAAGGTTGCTCAAAAAGTAGACAAACCAGTAGTGGAAGCACCGAAAGCCCCTGTCACTAAGGTTGCGCAAAAAGCAGACAAACCAGTAGTGGAAGCACCGAAAGCACCTGCAACTAAGGTTGCGCAAAAAGTAGACAAACCAGTAGTGGAAGCACCGAAAGCCCCTGTCACTAAGGTTGCGCAAAAAGTAGACAAACCAGTAGTGGAAGCACCGAAAGCACCACCTAGAAAGAAGGAAGTAAAAACACCGGCAGCAGAAAAATAA